Within the Thermoplasmata archaeon genome, the region TGGACGCGAGCTGGAGCTCAGAGAGAGGAGACCTCGTGCACATTACCCCCAGAAGAAGCTCCCAGGTTCGTATCGTCGGACTCCGGCCCGCTGAGGGCAGAATACCGATTATCGCAGAGTATGCGGGTCACAAGGCCCGCGCCTACATCGAAGGAATAGGCGGGCTGGGGGATGGCGCGTTGCGCTCTTCGGAATGACCATTCCACCCTCTTTGGCGGGCTCTAACCCCGAAATTCTTCCCCAGCCTCACTAAAATGGCCCGCGCTTTCTATCCACCAGTTCATATCAGGCCAATGGCCGCATGGGCGCGGGGGTGTGCAGCATCAGTCATGGGCGTTCTCCGTGTCGGGCCTGTTTGTTCTACAGCATCTCTCGAATACCAGCAGATGTCTGGTAAGACTCTTATGCACGGGGTACCGGAATTGATGAAGGAGGCGAAGCCCCCTCCTCGTTTGAGCCAGGGATGGGTCCGGGAGGGAAAGCACAAGCCTCCCTCCAGGGGCGAGGAGCTCTTCAGAGACCTTGAAGAGCCTTGAATAGACCTCCCGGAGGCCCTCCCCGCGAGTGCTGGAAGCCCTTCCATAGGGAGGATCCGTTACCACAGCGTCCACCCTCTCTCCCCTAAGGAGGTCCCCCAGCTCTCCGACGTCTGCATTTTGAAGCCGGAGCGCGCCGAGACCGAATTGCGCCAGATTCCTCCTGCACCCCTCGACCATTCTCGGGTCAAGGTCTCCCCCAATGAGCCGCATCCCCATCTCGCCCGCTTCGAGCAGAATTCCGCCTGTCCCGCAGAAGGGGTCGAGGACTGTGGAGCCCGGAGCCACCGCAGCGAGGTTGACCATTGCCCTCGCGAGCTTTGGGGGAAGGGATATGGGCGAGAAGAAGGAGCGGTGCTGGGCCCTTCTTTTTCTCAGGGGCTCCTTCGCCTGTTCCCAGACCGTTGTCCCGACGTGGGCGCTGGTGGAGAGGAGCACCCGGAGCGAAAGGTCAGGAGCCACGAGGCGAATTCTATAGCGACTCCGCAATAACTCCCCTAGGTCTCTCTCCATCTCCGGCGCCCGGACCACCAGCTTTGTGCCTTTTGCCCGTCTCACCCTCACCGCGACGGTCTCGCCCCCGTGAAGCTCTGGGAGACCCGTCTCGAGAGCCCGAGCGAGGCACTCCTTGAGCTCGGAGATGGCGCAGCTGAAGAGGTGTTTATGGACCGCGTGGCTGTAGGCAAGACGGCTGCAGGGGTAGCTAGTCCCCTCAGGGAAACCGAGCACGAGGACGCCGGGCTCTCGCACAAGAGTGACCCAACTCGGGTTCGCTGTCAGCGCGAGCGCCTCCGCCTCCGCAGCCGGCAGCTCCGGATGCTCTCCGGAGAGCTCAAAAAGCAGTCTCAGGCAACACACCTCCAGACCATCCGGCAATGCCTTTACGACTATCCCCTCCCCCTCCCATTGGAACGCCCACGCTCCCCAATCTCCCAACCCGGCCCTACAGCTTCTCCCTTCGGCCGCTAGCGTCCCGCCTGCTCTTTCCGAACTCGGATAGAGTGAGAGCGGTCCACCCGCTGACAACAGGTCCGTCCGTGCAAACATGGAGGCCACTGATAGCGCACGCGTCGCAGAGGCCAATGCCGCATTTCATGTACCGCTCTAGCGAGAGCTGGACCGGAATTCCCATTTGGGCCCCGAGCTCGGCAACCCTTCGCATCATCAGCTCGGGCCCGCAGGTGTATATCCGGGCGTAGCCTCCTCTCTGGAGGAGCTCCTCGGCCGCGTCCGTGGCCATGCCCCTCATTCCCACACTGCCGTCTTCGGTCGTGAGCACGACCTCTGCACCCGCGCTCAATACCCTCTTCACGAAAAGGAGCTCGCTCGCGGTCCTTGCGCCAATGACAACAGTGTGTCGCCTCTTTTTCGGAAGAAGCTCTATAAGGGGTGAGAGGGCTGCGATGCCCGTG harbors:
- a CDS encoding DNA methyltransferase produces the protein MPDGLEVCCLRLLFELSGEHPELPAAEAEALALTANPSWVTLVREPGVLVLGFPEGTSYPCSRLAYSHAVHKHLFSCAISELKECLARALETGLPELHGGETVAVRVRRAKGTKLVVRAPEMERDLGELLRSRYRIRLVAPDLSLRVLLSTSAHVGTTVWEQAKEPLRKRRAQHRSFFSPISLPPKLARAMVNLAAVAPGSTVLDPFCGTGGILLEAGEMGMRLIGGDLDPRMVEGCRRNLAQFGLGALRLQNADVGELGDLLRGERVDAVVTDPPYGRASSTRGEGLREVYSRLFKVSEELLAPGGRLVLSLPDPSLAQTRRGLRLLHQFRYPVHKSLTRHLLVFERCCRTNRPDTENAHD
- a CDS encoding dihydroorotate dehydrogenase electron transfer subunit → MWRTATGSIQASRSDGGNDNGRGVARGKGPLHAGNRTTLRVVRITGKRRETPLVTVLRYFDSSPASPGQFVMVWVPGVDEIPMSLCHIGPLKGIAVHVKGEATEALAGLEPGDRVGIRGPLGRGFEPLPGRALVIAGGTGIAALSPLIELLPKKRRHTVVIGARTASELLFVKRVLSAGAEVVLTTEDGSVGMRGMATDAAEELLQRGGYARIYTCGPELMMRRVAELGAQMGIPVQLSLERYMKCGIGLCDACAISGLHVCTDGPVVSGWTALTLSEFGKSRRDASGRREKL